CTTCAGCACCTCCGGCCTCCCGACGTAAACCGCCGGCAGGACACTCAGGCGAGTAAGATAGTCGCTCGTGGGCCGTGCAATCTCGAACTCAGCCGCTAGATTGATCTCCAGGACGTAACGGGTCCCACCGCCAGCGATCACGTCGATGTACTCGTACTGGCCCGGGGGAACTCCTTGGGCTCTTTCCCAGGAGGATTTGCAGAGCCCTGAGGTCGCAAGTTCGGTGAGTTGAAATGTGTTAATTCGAAAGAGTTACGTGAAGAACAGAATCAAATAGGAGCTGGTCGTTCATTTAAAAAATCCATTTTAGTATAATCTGAGAACAAAAACAGCACGTTCCATAAATAGATATATTAGTTTTTCCTGAAAAGAAATCTTCCATAAACAGAAAATCAAACAAAAAAGATTAAACAAATAAGAGAAGCAACTAAAAACAATACGGAATCCGTATAAGCGTGCAGCCTAAGCTGGCATTTGATAAATATACAAGGCTCAGTATTTTACATCCATGCAAAAAATCAAAGCTAAAATAGACATTTAACTTTTAAAGTAAGAGCAAAAGGAGGACGATTTTGCCGGCAAATATCTATAATTAACATGCATGAGAGCACGAAAAATGGAGAAAACTCAAATCAAGCAACTGAAAGATATGCTGCTGTTATTTTGCGTTCACGAGAACCGAATCATACCCGCATCAAAACCCCTCTCACGTAGCCAACTCATCACGCGCCCCTTGAGCCCGTCTGTGTCGGACCCGACCGCCCGGACGGCCCCTTCCGCCTCGACCCGGATCCGATCCGCCACCGAGTCCGCCTCCGACTTGGCCAGAGTGGCCTCCAACATCGCTCTCCACTTCCTATTCCCCACCTCCTCCTCTTCCGATCCCGTGTCCGAGTCGTcccctctctctccatccatATCATTCACCTCCTCGTCGTAGAACGAGTCCACCAGGTCCGCCAACTCGGACGAGTTCTCCGGCGACCGCGACTCGCCCAGCCTTCCCTCCCATAGCCTCGCCCTCGCCGTCCCGTCCAGAGGGGCCGTCGCCCTCCTGTACCTCGCCGACATTTCCAGCGTTCCTATGGGCAAAATCGGAATACAAGATATGTCCTCTCCCTAAACCTCTCTGGTGTGATGGAAAGAGGGTTTGTGGTATTTATAGACCGGCACCGGAGATGTAATGGTACACCTAAACTAGCGCTGCAGGGAGCGTGGAGGCGGCGACTCGGTGCCGCTGCATCCTTGAGGCCCTCGTGATTCGTGAATCCCATGTATAACAAGACTGTTAGG
Above is a genomic segment from Elaeis guineensis isolate ETL-2024a chromosome 1, EG11, whole genome shotgun sequence containing:
- the LOC105039028 gene encoding uncharacterized protein encodes the protein MSARYRRATAPLDGTARARLWEGRLGESRSPENSSELADLVDSFYDEEVNDMDGERGDDSDTGSEEEEVGNRKWRAMLEATLAKSEADSVADRIRVEAEGAVRAVGSDTDGLKGRVMSWLRERGFDAGLCKSSWERAQGVPPGQYEYIDVIAGGGTRYVLEINLAAEFEIARPTSDYLTRLSVLPAVYVGRPEVLKGIVKLMCAAAEESMRSAGMHVPPWRRGGYVQMKWFGSYARTTSGIPVGREEVGGRGAVAAGATRYGIAMGHKSCRMGFRRRELPMGFRRRELPVNERNWATAFRGT